A part of Pectinatus sottacetonis genomic DNA contains:
- the rplV gene encoding 50S ribosomal protein L22, with protein MDAKAVAKYVRIAPRKARVVIDLIRGKNVADAFAILKFTPKAGADVVNKVLKSAVANAENNFDMNVDALYVAEACVDQGPTLKRIHPRSRGQAFKILKRTSHVTVVVKER; from the coding sequence GTGGACGCTAAAGCAGTAGCCAAATATGTTAGAATTGCTCCGCGCAAAGCTCGTGTTGTCATAGATCTTATCCGTGGTAAAAATGTAGCTGATGCTTTTGCAATTTTAAAATTTACACCGAAAGCGGGAGCTGATGTAGTAAATAAAGTATTAAAATCGGCCGTAGCAAATGCGGAAAATAACTTTGATATGAATGTGGATGCACTTTATGTAGCAGAAGCATGTGTTGATCAAGGACCTACATTAAAAAGAATACATCCGCGTTCTCGTGGACAGGCATTCAAAATTTTGAAGCGTACATCGCATGTTACAGTTGTAGTAAAAGAAAGATAA
- the rpsS gene encoding 30S ribosomal protein S19, producing the protein MSRSIKKGPYVHESVVKKIDAMNVANEKKVIKTWSRSSTILPSFVGHTIAVHDGRKHVPVYVTEDMVGHKLGEFAPTRTFKGHGGEERKTTLK; encoded by the coding sequence TTGTCAAGATCCATAAAAAAAGGACCTTACGTTCATGAAAGTGTCGTAAAGAAAATAGATGCCATGAATGTGGCAAATGAAAAAAAAGTTATAAAAACATGGTCAAGAAGTTCAACTATCCTGCCATCATTTGTAGGGCATACAATTGCTGTACATGATGGTCGTAAGCATGTGCCGGTATATGTGACTGAAGATATGGTTGGTCATAAATTAGGTGAGTTTGCACCGACCCGTACATTTAAAGGCCACGGCGGGGAAGAACGCAAGACTACTTTAAAATAA
- the rpsC gene encoding 30S ribosomal protein S3 translates to MGQKVNPHGMRIGIVKSWDAKWYADKDYAANLYEDIKIREFLKQSLHQAGVSRIETERSKNRLKLTIHTAKPGMVIGRGGSGIEQIKNNLKKFTTKHVDINIAEIKQPDMDATLVAENIASQLERRIAFRRAMKQSVGRTIRMGAKGIKVTVGGRLGGAEIARSESYREGSIPLHTLRADIDYGTAEAHTTYGRIGVKVWIFKGEILPEKKQPVKVAAEGSEA, encoded by the coding sequence TTGGGCCAGAAAGTTAATCCGCATGGTATGCGTATTGGCATCGTAAAATCATGGGATGCAAAATGGTATGCCGATAAAGATTATGCGGCAAACTTATACGAAGATATAAAAATCCGTGAATTTCTTAAACAGAGCCTTCATCAAGCAGGTGTTTCACGAATTGAAACAGAACGTTCCAAGAATCGTCTTAAACTTACAATTCATACAGCAAAGCCTGGTATGGTAATTGGTCGTGGTGGTTCTGGAATTGAACAGATTAAAAATAATTTGAAAAAATTCACGACGAAACATGTTGATATTAATATTGCAGAAATCAAGCAACCAGATATGGATGCAACACTTGTTGCAGAAAATATTGCATCGCAGCTTGAACGTCGTATTGCATTTCGCCGTGCAATGAAACAGTCAGTAGGACGTACTATTCGCATGGGAGCTAAGGGAATAAAAGTTACCGTTGGTGGTCGTCTTGGCGGTGCTGAAATTGCCAGAAGCGAATCCTATCGTGAAGGGAGTATTCCACTTCATACATTAAGAGCCGATATTGATTATGGTACTGCTGAAGCACATACTACTTATGGTCGTATTGGTGTAAAGGTATGGATATTCAAAGGCGAAATCCTTCCAGAAAAAAAACAACCTGTAAAGGTTG